AGACATAATCTCAAAGATAGTAAAGATTATGGACTATAAAGGTGAAGTTTTAAATAAACCAGCTCGTGGCGCAGATGTAGAGACGCACAATGCAAGTAATGAAAAAGTAAAATCGATGATAGACTATCAGCTTACTTCATTTGAAGATGGACTTACAAAAACAATTAAATGGTATCAGGAAAATATATAATGATAAAACTAATAAAACCGTATATCACATTTGAAGAAGTTCAAGATGAATTTAAAGAGATTTTTGAAAGTGGTTGGTTTACTAAAGGCAAATTTGTAGAAGCATTTCGTGAAGAAATTAAATCTTACACAGGTGCTAAACATGCTTATTTAACAACATCAGCTACCACAGCACTTACTATGTCATTAAAAGCACTGGATATTAAAGCTGGTGATGAAGTGATTGTGTCTGATTTTTCATTTCCAGCGACTGCAAATGTTGTTGAAGATTTAGGTGCTATTCCTATCTTCGCAGATGTATCGCTTGATACTTTTAATATGTTACCAGAACAACTAGAAAGTAAAATCACATCAAAAACAAAAGCCGTAATTTTTGTAGATGCTTTAGGAAGCCCTATTGGAATACACGAGATTAAAAAGATTTGTCAAAAGCATAATATTCCGCTCATCGAAGATGGCGCATGTGCTATTGGTAGTAGTGAGTTTGGCGTTAGATGTGGAAATATAGCAGACATAACATGTTTTAGTTTCCATCCAAGAAAACTTCTTACAACTGGTGAAGGTGGAGCTATAACATTTAATGATGATAAATTTGTTGATTTTTTTGATATTAAGTTAAATCATGGTGCAAAAGTAGAAAATGGCAAATTTGATTTTGTGGATTATGGATATAACTACAGAGTTCCAGAACTTCAATGTGTGATGGGCATAAAACAACTCAAAAAGCTAGATGATATAGTTAGTTCAAGAAATATCATAAGAGATGAATATATAAAATCACTTGAGCCATTAGGATTTCAAGTACAAAAAGTATCTGATGATATTGTTTATAATGTTCAGTCATTAGTCTTTAAAGTTCCAGTAAATACATCTCGTGATGATTTAGTGAAATACTTAAAAGAAAATGGTGTCGAGACTACTATAGGAACATACTGCCTAAGTGGTACAACATACTATAAAAACAAATATAATAGCGTACAACCAGATGCGAAGTTTTTAGAAGAAAATACCATTACATTTCCTTGTTATGATGGTGTTGACATTGAGTATATTTTAGATAAAGTTAAAGATTATAAATGAATTTATTTGATTTAGAAACTCCCCCTGCTTTACGAGAGCAAATTTTAAAATATTTTGCAAGTTCTACAATGACAGATGTCGAAAGAGCAAGATTGTTTGGATTACCAGAAAATTGTAGAATGAGAGAGGGCGCAAAAATTATTTCACCTGAAAATTTAAAAATTGGAAAAAATGTTTGGATAGGTGAGAATGCTATCTTAGATGCATCTGGTGGATTAGAAATTGGGGACAATACTCAAATAGGGTTGGGTGTTTATATTTGGAGTCATGATAGTTATAAATCTGCAATAATGGGAATAAACACGAAGGAAAATAAAAAAGGCATTATTAGAAAAAAGACAACTATTGGCAAAAACTGCTTTATTGGTGGTCCTTCTGTCATTATGCCAGGTGTAAGTATACACGATAAGTGTGTAATATCTCCAATGAGTGTGGTATATGAAGATTTACCAGATAAAACTATCTACCAGCCTTATAAAACATTTTTTGATTTAAGAAATGAAGTCCAAAAGAAAGATTTAATTATTAAAGAAATGCAAAATGATTTAGAATTGATAAAACGAAATTTAGGAATCTGAGAAAAATGTCTAAAAATATTAAAACAAAACTTAAAATATGTTCACGGTGTATTTACGATGAAAGAGTTCCTTCTATTAAATTTGATAGCAATGGTGTTTGTAATTACTGTCATCAGCTTGAAAAATTAAAAGAAGATTATGGAACTGGTTCAGAAAAAGGCAATGAAAAGTTTGCAAAAATAATTGAGCAGATAAAAAAAGATGGTAAGGGCAAAAAATACGATTGTATCATAGGTGTAAGCGGTGGTACAGATTCATCTTATATGCTATATCTCACAAAAAAATGGGGACTTAGACCACTTGCAGTTCATTATGACAATACTTGGAATAGTGCCATTGCCACAGAAAATATACGAAAGGTTTTAACCGCGCTTGATATTGACCTTTATACACATGTAATCGACAATAAAGAATCAGATGATATATTTAGATCTTTTTTTTATGCTGATGTAGCAGGATTAGATGCAGCCACAGATTTAGCACTTGCCGAGGTAATGTATAGAGCTGCTTGGGAATATAAAGTGAAATATGTACTTGAAGGACATTCATTTATTGCAGAAGGAATTACACCAATGGGTAGTAATTATTTTGACGGTAAATTTATACAATCAATTCATAAAATGTTTGGTAGATTACCTATGAAAACATACCCCCTTATGACATTAACTCGATTTTTATTTTGGACTATTTTTGCAAGAATTCAAAAAATAAGACCATTTTGGTATATAGACTATAGTAAAGAAGAAGCAAGAGCTTTTTTAGAAAAAGAGTATGATTGGATATATTACGGCGGGCATCATTTAGAAAATAGAATTACATCTTATGCACATAGTATATACTTACCACAAAAATTCAATATGGACTTAAGAAACAATACTCTGGCTGCTCTTGTACGAAATGGGAAGATGAATAGAGAAGAAGCTTGGAAAGAGTATAACGAACCCCCTCATATAGAAAAAGATTTGGTGGAGTATTTTAAAAAAAGACTTGAACTTAGTGATGAAGAGTATGAAACTATAATGAAAAGAAAACCAAAGTCTTGGACGGAGTACCCAACTTACAAAAAGAGATTTGAATTACTTAGACCACTTTTTAAAGTTTTGGCACAAGCAAACCTAGTACCTATGAGTTTTTATCTTAAATATTGTTTCCCAATGAATAAGGATACTCAAAAATGATAACAATAATAGATTATGGTATGGGAAATTTAGGCTCTATAAAAAATATGTTTAAATACATAGGAGTAGAAGCAACAATTGAAAGTGATGTAGATAAAATAAAAAATGCTTCAAAGATACTATTACCAGGTGTTGGCTCATTTGATACTGCTATGAAAAAGATAAATGAGAGTGATTTAAAAGAAGTGTTAAATGAAAAAGCCATAAAAGAACAAGTTCCAGTGTTAGGTATTTGTCTCGGGATGCAACTTTTGACAAACTTAAGCGAAGAAGGTACATTGAGTGGACTAGGATGGATACCTGCAAAAACGGTGAGTTTTAAAGGTAGAATAGATAAAAAATATAGAGTTCCACATATGGGGTGGAATATAGTAAATAAATCAAATGAAAGTTTATTAACTGCTGGATTTGAAGAATTTGATGAGACAAGATTTTATTTTGTACATTCGTATTATGTAAAAGTTGCAGATGTAAAGAACTCCATTTTAACAACAGACTATGGTATAAAATTTGATAGTGCTATACAAAAAGACAATATCATGGGTGCGCAGTTTCACCCTGAAAAAAGTCATAAGTTTGGTATGAAACTTTTTGAAAACTTTGCAAGGATATAATGATGCTAAGAACTAGAATAATCCCATGCTTGCTGCTTAAAAATGAAAGTCTTGTAAAAACAGTGAAATTTAAAGAATATAACTATGTAGGTGATCCAGTAAATACGGTTAGAATATTTAATGAACTTGAAGTAGATGAGCTAATGTTTCTGGATATTTTTGCGTCAAAAGAGAATAGAAGTATTAATTTTAAAATACTTCAAGATATAGCAAATGAGTGTTTTATGCCACTTAGTTATGGTGGAAATATAACAAGTTTAGAAGATGCTAAGAGAATTTTTGAAATTGGATTTGAAAAGGTTGTGATTAATTCAAATGCTTTTGATAACTTAAAATTGATTGAAGAGATAGCTAAATACTTTGGAAATCAAAGTGTTGTTGGCTCTATAGATATTAAAAAAAGTTTTTTTGGTAGTCAGAAAATTTACTCTCATCATGGAAAGAAAAAACAAAATGTTGAGATAGTTGATTGGGCAAAACAGCTTGAGAATGCTGGAGTCGGTGAACTGCTTATTACTTCTATAGATAAAGAAGGAAGCTGGGATGGATATGATATCGAGCTCATCAAAAGTGTAACAGAAAATGTTCAAGTGCCAGTTATAGCAAATGGCGGATGTGGTCAAATAGAACATATAGGTGAAGTTGTAAAACAAGCAAATGCTTCAGCATGTGCAGTTGGTAGTATGGTTGTATATCAGAAAAAAGGGATGGGTGTGCTTGTAAACTTTCCTGATAGGAAAAAGTTGGAAGAGGCACTTAAATAATGAAAACAATATATCATTTTGGGAGTCTTGCAGGATGGCCTTATACTTTAGCAAAAGGCTTTAGAGATAAAGGATATGACTCTATAAATGTATTACCATCAAATAATGATGCTGGTGGTGTAACGAAAAGTAGAAAAGATAAAAAATCAAATAGGCAACTTCCTTATGATAAGGTAATTTATAACATAAATGATTCAAAGATTAAAAAGCTATTGAAAAGTTTTTTATTTGTTTTTGAAGTTATGAAAAAAGGAAGTGTAATCCACTATCATGGAGGTTCTATTTTACCAAGAGATTTAGATACTTATGTATTCAAATTATTTAAAATTCCAATGGTAAAAAGTTGGGGTGGTGGTGATGCTAGGATTATAAGTGAAGCTGCTAATTTAAACCCATATTTTTACAGATACGAAGAGCCACTAAAAGATAAAAGAATAAGAGCTATGCTAAAGCGATTGTCTGAAAATGGAGTAAAAATAGCTACTGATCCAGAGATGGCAACTTATTCAAGACCATATTTTGAAGAAATTTATACATTTAGAGCTCCGATGAGTTTTGATACTATTAAATGTATATATCCAGATGTAAATAATAAAAAACCTGTATTTTTACATATACCTACGCATCAGTTTGTAAAAGGAACTGTTCATATAAAAAATGCATTTACAAAGCTTGAAAAGGAAGGTTTAGAGTTTGAATTTAAATTTTTAGAACCAAACTTAACACAAGAACAAGTAAGAGATGAGATCTCAAAATGTGATGTATATGTAGACGAACTTAGAGTTGGAAGTTATGGTGTAACTGCGATGGAAGCTTTAGCTTCTGGAAAACCAACAATGACTTTTATTAGAGAAGATTTAGTGGATAAATTTCCATCTGAACTACCTTTTGTAAATACTAATCCAGATACCATATACAATAATTTAAAAGATTTAATAATAAATCCTGACAAAAGATATGAGATAGGTAAAAAAAGTCGTGAATATGTAGAAAATTATCATGATGTTGATGTTGTAGTTGATGATATGATAAAGCTTTATAGAGAACTAGGAGCTAAGATTTGAAAGTTAAGTCTATAAACTCATGCATCAATATTTATAGGGTTGATAGTGACTAAATTAAACCACTACATCAAAAAAATATTATCTATGTCAGCACAAGAATTGGTAAAAAAAGTTGTAAATAAGATAAATACAAAAGTAAAAGATAGTATCCAAAAATCAAAAGATTTAAATGGGAACACTCACATAGGTTCTGATGTACACCTTATACAAACTAGCTATATAGATGTAAAAGAGTTAGACACTTCAAATATAGATATAAAAGTAGCTATATATTTGTCACAGATGTATTGTGAACATAAATTTGATTTGCTTGGAAGTGGTTGGGTTGAAAATAGCTATGCTTCAGTGGCTCTTGGTGTTGAAGGCTATACGTATGATATGAACATGCCTGCTCCAAAAAGCATTAGTGCTGAGTATGAGCCAATAGACTGGCAAAAAGACTATAAAAGTGGCTATAGATGGAATGAAACTACTTGGTATAAAGATCAGAAAATCGGACATAAACTAGGAAGTGATATAAAAGTGCCGTGGGAATTAGCAAGGTTTCAGCACTTGCCACAACTTGCCATTTTTTCTATAGTTGATGAGAGTTTAAAAGAACAAAATATCAAAGAGTTTAAATATCAAATATTAGATTTCATAGTAAACAATCCTCCTCGCATGGGAGTAAATTGGGCATGTACTATGGATGTGGGAATAAGAGTTGCCAATATGCTTGTTGCATACGATATGTTTATGCAACTTGATTGTTTTGGGGTTTTAGATGATGAGTTTAAACAAACTTTCGCAAATAGTATTTATGGGCATGGCTTACATATTGTTGACAATTTAGAGTATAGTGAATTTGGAAGAAGCAATCATTATTTGAGTGACATATCTGGCTTATTATTTGTTTCAGCATACATGGAATCTAATGATGAGATAAATCAATGGTTAGCTTTTAGTATTCAAGAAGTAATTAATGAAATGGACTATGAGTTTTATGAAGATGGTGGAAACTTTGAGAGTTCTACTAGCTATCATAGACTTAGTGGCGAACTTATGGTTTATTGTACTGCTTTGATATTGGGACTCAAAGAAGAAAAAGTAAAAGCATTGCAAAACTATAGCATCAAAGGGTGGAAAGTCAAACCGAAGCTGTTGCCATTAGATAAACAAGAATTCAAAATTAATAATTCTATATCCAAAATTGAATTACAACAGTGGTACATCGATAGACTTTATAAAATAGGTAGATTTACTGTAGATATTACAAAGCAAAATGGAGATATACCACAGTTTGGAGATAATGATAGCGGTAGATTTTTTAGATTTAGTCCAAATGGAAAGTTTTTGACAAACAAAGAGGCAGTAGATAAATATCTTAATCTAAAAGGCTATGTAGAAAATGATGAACTTTTTTGGGATGAAAATATTTTAAACCATAGTACTTTTGTAAGTTGTTTTGGTGGAGCTTATGAAGATGCCATCTTTAACAATGATATGGCATTTGAAAAAAGTTTTATTAATGCTATAGCTGAACAAAAATTTGAACAAAAAGATATACCTTATAAAAATATTAAAAAAAATAGTTATAGTTTAGATGGTTTGAATCATGAAAATACTATAATTCATAATTCAAAATTAAATATTATAAATTCAAAATTAATAACTTACCCAGATAGTGGGATATTTATTTTTAAGGCAGATGATTTTTATTTGGCAGTTTGTGTTACCCCACTAGGACAAAAAAATAGCGGTGGTCATACACATAATGATAAATTAGGATATGAACTTTGGCTAGATGGAAAAGACATAGTAAAAGACCCAGGGACTTATCTCTATACACCTCTATCACATAGAAGAAATGAGTTTAGAAGTATAATAGCTCATAATGTGCCAATTGTAGAAAATATCGAGCAGAATAGTTGGAACCAGGGAAATATAGGACTTTTTTGCTTATTTAACGAATCAAAATGTTTTGTGAAAAATTTCGGAAGTAATTTTATAGAACTTGTTTTAGAATATAAAGATATAAAAATAGTTAGACGATTTGAAATTAATGAAAAAAAGGTACAAGTGATAGATAAGTGTAATAGAGTGTTTTATAAGAATAAATTTGGAATGTATTCAAATGGCTACGGGAAAGTGGAGAATGTATGAAAAAAATATTGATAGTGTCATATAACTTCTATCCTGAGATAAATCCTAGATCATTTAGAACATTTGAATTGGCAAAATCACTTTCAAAAATTGGGCATAGCGTTGATATCGTAATTCCTAAAATAGATTTTGATTATGCAGAAATAGAAAAAAAATTTAATTTTAAGATTCATTTAATTGATGCAGGTTTTTTTTTAAATCCTTCTCAAAAAAATATTAAAACTAAATTGTATGCCGAGAAGGAAAGTAAGCATTTAAATTTAAAAAAAATTATAAAGCTTATTTTAAATTGTATCTATCTAGGAGGAAGAAGCTTTGAATACGCATTTACTCTTTTTAGATTCTTGAAAAATTTGCCAAATTCTTATGATATGATTATTTCTATTAGCTTTCCGATAAGTGTACATCTTGGAACAAGATGGTATTTAAGTGGATTGCATAATAAACCATTATCTGTAGCAGATTCAGGAGATCCTTTTTCTTTTAATCCTGAAATTAAGCCGAAATGTTTTTATTTTAAAATATTAGAAAAATATATTTTAAAACCTTTTGATTATATTGCTATTCCGACATCAGAAGCACTTGGTTTATATAAGTTTTTTAAAAGTGAAGATAAAATTAAAATTATTCCTCAAAGTTTTGATTACAAAAGCGTTAAAATAAAATCTTATAAAAAAAATAAAATCCCTACTTTTGGCTATGCTGGTATATTTTATAAAAATATTAGAAATCCGAAAACATTATTTGATTTTTTGCTTACTTTAAAAAATGTAGAATTTAAATTTATTATTTTTACAAATACAGAAAGTAAAGATAATATGGAGCTTATTCTAAAATATAAGAGTATACTCGGAGATAAACTTGAAGTTCACCCTCTTCTTCCAAGAGAAGAATGTATTTATGAACTTAGTGGAATGGATTTTATTATCAATCAAGACAATATTAATTCAGAACAAAAACCAAGTAAAGTCATTGATTATATGGTAACCATGCGTCCTATTTTTAATTTTGACCAAAATCATTTTGACCAAAATAAATTATTGCAAATGTTTTGCAATAATAAATGCAATACTTTTAAAATTAACGATGAATATCATAAGAAGTTGAAAAAATTTGATTCAGTACATGTGGCAAATCTTTTTCTTAAACTACTATATAAAGATCTGGATTAATTATGAACACTCAATCCAGATCTTTAGCTCCTAAAAATAAAAAATATTCAGAGATTTTAAATACTACTATAATAATACCAATAACCTTTATTATAATAATTTTTTTGCCTTCTTTTCTTTATAAGTATGCAGAAGCATCGTCGATGCAGTTTGGCAATATGATGACGGTGCTTTTGTGCATTATAATTGCTACTAAATATAATAATAAATTATATTTAAAAAAAAACAATGCTTTTTATATTGTCTTATTTATATTTATTGTATTTACTATAAGCTTGATTTCATATATAGAAAATAGCAATTTTATTTTTTTTCGTTTTTACTTTACTTTTTTATATTTAATATTTTTTATAATAGGTGCATTTATGTTCTCTAGATTAATTACAAAGATAAATGAAAAAATATTTAATAAAACTATAGATTTTATTTTTTATATACTATTAATCGATGGGCTTTTTACCACATTTAAATATTATGTTAATGAAGGTAGTCGTTCATTGTTACTTTTCAATGAACCATCACACTATGCTTTGACTTTTTTGCCTATGCTATTATATCAATTATTAAAACATAGGGAAAACAAACCAAGATTATTTTTACTTGTTTCTTTATCATTATTAATAGTAATTATTTTAAAAAATTTGACACTATTTGTTGGGTTAATATTTGCTATGATAATAATTTATAATAAAAAAACAATATTGTTTACAATAGTAATGTTATTGCTAGCAGTAATACTTTTTTATAGTGAATTGAGTTATTTTACAAACAGATTGGACTTTTCATCTGCTAATGATAATTTCTCTGTTTTAGTTTTTTTATCTGGTTGGGAAA
The sequence above is drawn from the Candidatus Sulfurimonas baltica genome and encodes:
- a CDS encoding DegT/DnrJ/EryC1/StrS family aminotransferase; amino-acid sequence: MIKLIKPYITFEEVQDEFKEIFESGWFTKGKFVEAFREEIKSYTGAKHAYLTTSATTALTMSLKALDIKAGDEVIVSDFSFPATANVVEDLGAIPIFADVSLDTFNMLPEQLESKITSKTKAVIFVDALGSPIGIHEIKKICQKHNIPLIEDGACAIGSSEFGVRCGNIADITCFSFHPRKLLTTGEGGAITFNDDKFVDFFDIKLNHGAKVENGKFDFVDYGYNYRVPELQCVMGIKQLKKLDDIVSSRNIIRDEYIKSLEPLGFQVQKVSDDIVYNVQSLVFKVPVNTSRDDLVKYLKENGVETTIGTYCLSGTTYYKNKYNSVQPDAKFLEENTITFPCYDGVDIEYILDKVKDYK
- a CDS encoding acyltransferase, with amino-acid sequence MNLFDLETPPALREQILKYFASSTMTDVERARLFGLPENCRMREGAKIISPENLKIGKNVWIGENAILDASGGLEIGDNTQIGLGVYIWSHDSYKSAIMGINTKENKKGIIRKKTTIGKNCFIGGPSVIMPGVSIHDKCVISPMSVVYEDLPDKTIYQPYKTFFDLRNEVQKKDLIIKEMQNDLELIKRNLGI
- a CDS encoding N-acetyl sugar amidotransferase, which translates into the protein MSKNIKTKLKICSRCIYDERVPSIKFDSNGVCNYCHQLEKLKEDYGTGSEKGNEKFAKIIEQIKKDGKGKKYDCIIGVSGGTDSSYMLYLTKKWGLRPLAVHYDNTWNSAIATENIRKVLTALDIDLYTHVIDNKESDDIFRSFFYADVAGLDAATDLALAEVMYRAAWEYKVKYVLEGHSFIAEGITPMGSNYFDGKFIQSIHKMFGRLPMKTYPLMTLTRFLFWTIFARIQKIRPFWYIDYSKEEARAFLEKEYDWIYYGGHHLENRITSYAHSIYLPQKFNMDLRNNTLAALVRNGKMNREEAWKEYNEPPHIEKDLVEYFKKRLELSDEEYETIMKRKPKSWTEYPTYKKRFELLRPLFKVLAQANLVPMSFYLKYCFPMNKDTQK
- the hisH gene encoding imidazole glycerol phosphate synthase subunit HisH gives rise to the protein MITIIDYGMGNLGSIKNMFKYIGVEATIESDVDKIKNASKILLPGVGSFDTAMKKINESDLKEVLNEKAIKEQVPVLGICLGMQLLTNLSEEGTLSGLGWIPAKTVSFKGRIDKKYRVPHMGWNIVNKSNESLLTAGFEEFDETRFYFVHSYYVKVADVKNSILTTDYGIKFDSAIQKDNIMGAQFHPEKSHKFGMKLFENFARI
- a CDS encoding AglZ/HisF2 family acetamidino modification protein — translated: MLRTRIIPCLLLKNESLVKTVKFKEYNYVGDPVNTVRIFNELEVDELMFLDIFASKENRSINFKILQDIANECFMPLSYGGNITSLEDAKRIFEIGFEKVVINSNAFDNLKLIEEIAKYFGNQSVVGSIDIKKSFFGSQKIYSHHGKKKQNVEIVDWAKQLENAGVGELLITSIDKEGSWDGYDIELIKSVTENVQVPVIANGGCGQIEHIGEVVKQANASACAVGSMVVYQKKGMGVLVNFPDRKKLEEALK
- a CDS encoding heparinase II/III family protein, whose product is MSAQELVKKVVNKINTKVKDSIQKSKDLNGNTHIGSDVHLIQTSYIDVKELDTSNIDIKVAIYLSQMYCEHKFDLLGSGWVENSYASVALGVEGYTYDMNMPAPKSISAEYEPIDWQKDYKSGYRWNETTWYKDQKIGHKLGSDIKVPWELARFQHLPQLAIFSIVDESLKEQNIKEFKYQILDFIVNNPPRMGVNWACTMDVGIRVANMLVAYDMFMQLDCFGVLDDEFKQTFANSIYGHGLHIVDNLEYSEFGRSNHYLSDISGLLFVSAYMESNDEINQWLAFSIQEVINEMDYEFYEDGGNFESSTSYHRLSGELMVYCTALILGLKEEKVKALQNYSIKGWKVKPKLLPLDKQEFKINNSISKIELQQWYIDRLYKIGRFTVDITKQNGDIPQFGDNDSGRFFRFSPNGKFLTNKEAVDKYLNLKGYVENDELFWDENILNHSTFVSCFGGAYEDAIFNNDMAFEKSFINAIAEQKFEQKDIPYKNIKKNSYSLDGLNHENTIIHNSKLNIINSKLITYPDSGIFIFKADDFYLAVCVTPLGQKNSGGHTHNDKLGYELWLDGKDIVKDPGTYLYTPLSHRRNEFRSIIAHNVPIVENIEQNSWNQGNIGLFCLFNESKCFVKNFGSNFIELVLEYKDIKIVRRFEINEKKVQVIDKCNRVFYKNKFGMYSNGYGKVENV